The genomic region AAGTGGAGTAGTACAACACTGAAATCACAAAGCTCAGGTCCCGACTTTGCCACTACTTATTTTCCTCAAATAGGTAAAGATAAAATTAgctgccttctttttctctaaCATTGGAAAATGTAACTTGTACTTaaacaaattatattttgcAGATCGAACTAGGAAGTGCAGTCAGTGCTGGTGTGTGATTGCAGCCAAAGACCGGGTACACTATGACATGTCCTTAGCCATATAGATTGTTTATTTAATggactttgttcatttgttttttgtttgtttatttcttcttcttttttttcttttttttaattcacaggtGCAGTGCCAGAAATGTGGTGCATACAAGCACATGCGTTGTTCAAAGTCTGTTTGTGGCATCTGTATCTTCTGTGAGAGTAAGTCACAATATAACTAAACaatgtccaaaaatgtttaaagtgaaatttTTTTCGTAATTTTGCCTTTGCACACCAGGACTGTGTAATTAAAGTGGACGTTTCAAGATCCAGTTTTTACACAAAACTATTTTAGACATAACTGTGTCGTATTGTGGGGATTTCTCTTCACAATTAAATTGATATAGTGCTGTTTATATCATTCTTCTTTATGTAACAGCACAGTGCAGCACAGCAGAGGGAAAGGAGTTGTGCAGCATAGTGGGTGGCTATACAGGAGGAGCAATAGAAGTAGCCAGTGAAGAATGTCATCAGGGAAAGCATCAGGCAGCGAATGACAAAGGAAAAGTTCCTAAGGGAGAGAACATCTCCAGCAAATCGACAAGTAACAGTGAGATAGGAAGACTGACAGTCagagatgaaggtacacagactgaaagagatgaaggtacacagactgaagacaacgaaaaagaagcagaagtatACGGCACAAGTCTGAGTACAgataatgctgctgctgatgatgtTGACAGGATCGATGCAGATACAGAATTCCAAACTGATTCAGAAGGAACTAGTACAGTTTACAGAGTGCATGGTCGCTTATCTGTACCaagctcaaaaaagaaaacctacacAATAACAGAAGACGAGATCAAGCGCAGAATCAACGCAGAGAACATGTCAGTTCATGTTTTCAGAGGTTTGATTGGGGTAGGTATACATTTCGTGATTTTGATGTCACCTGAAATAAATCCAGGTTACTCGTATCAATGAAGTGACAATGTGGCTGGAAATTGTGCATTTGCTGCAACATATACACAATTACACCatgtaaacaaaagcatttaactttgtgcgcgtgtgtgtgtctctctctgctcttttggtgtttgcactttttcttttttagggcCGTAAAGCCAAACTGCCCGCAATGATTCTTGACAGGCCTAAGAAGGCCAAAACTAAAGTAACAGTGTTTAGTGTTCtgagtgaagaggaggctggGGAGCTAGCCCTCGGGTTTGCCGGAAGATTGGCCTGCGATGTCACAACAGACATGGTCTGTAAAGGCATCGACCATTCAAGTGCTGATATGACAAAGTAAGTTagtaaaacaatatgaaagttGTATCTTTTTTGGTATTATTTGTCATTTCCCCGTATTTGGGTTATTGGTGTAACATTGTTAATCTTACTTTCTAATAACAGACAGACTCTTctcaaaatcaaacacaatcTTAAACATGAGCTGACTGATTCCTCAACCTTCAGTTTGCTGACACACACCTTTGGCCCCGCTGCACTGGATTCTGTCATTTCATTCCTGTGTGAAAAACTTTATCTTGTCTCTTAAATAATGAAACcttttgtgacttttgtttgttctgtaaatCAGAATCTTGAAAAGTGTTCATTGTTGTTCTAAGTTTGTGTTAACTATTTGGCAAAAATGATTGGTTCCTAATCCAAACAGCATAATGACTGTTCTAACACATATct from Astatotilapia calliptera chromosome 10, fAstCal1.2, whole genome shotgun sequence harbors:
- the LOC113030924 gene encoding uncharacterized protein LOC113030924; the protein is MRCSKSVCGICIFCETQCSTAEGKELCSIVGGYTGGAIEVASEECHQGKHQAANDKGKVPKGENISSKSTSNSEIGRLTVRDEGTQTERDEGTQTEDNEKEAEVYGTSLSTDNAAADDVDRIDADTEFQTDSEGTSTVYRVHGRLSVPSSKKKTYTITEDEIKRRINAENMSVHVFRGLIGGRKAKLPAMILDRPKKAKTKVTVFSVLSEEEAGELALGFAGRLACDVTTDMVCKGIDHSSADMTKQTLLKIKHNLKHELTDSSTFSLLTHTFGPAALDSVISFLCEKLYLVS